A single region of the Equus przewalskii isolate Varuska chromosome 26, EquPr2, whole genome shotgun sequence genome encodes:
- the MYMK gene encoding protein myomaker, whose protein sequence is MGTLMAKLLLPTLSSLAFLPTVSIAAKRRFHMEAMVYLFTMFFVALYHACDGPGLAVLCFMRHDLLEYFSVYGTALSMWVSLMALADFDEPKRSTFVMFGVLTIAVRIYHDRWGYGVYSGPIGTAVLIIAAKWLQQMKEKKGLYPDRSVYTQQIGPGLCFGALALMLHFFFEDWDYTYVHSFYHCALAMSFILLLPKVNKKAGSAGPPAKLDCSTLCCACI, encoded by the exons ATGGGGACGCTCATGGCCAAACTGCTCCTGCCCACCCTCAGCAGCCTAGCCTTCCTCCCCACTGTCAGCATCGCTGCCAAAAGGCGGTTCCACATGGAGGCCATGGTCTACCTGTTCACCATGTTCTTTGTGGCG CTCTACCACGCCTGCGACGGGCCCGGCCTGGCGGTGCTCTGCTTCATGAGGCACGACCTACTGGAGTACTTCAGCGTCTATGGCACGGCACTGAGCATGTGGGTCTCGCTGATGG CGCTAGCCGATTTCGACGAACCCAAGAGGTCGACTTTTGTGATGTTCGGCGTCCTGACCATCGCCGTGCGGATCTACCATGACCGCTGGGGCTACGGGGTGTACTCCGGCCCCATCGGCACGGCCGTCCTCATCATCGCTGCAAAGTGG CTGCAGCAGATGAAGGAGAAGAAGGGTCTGTACCCCGACAGGAGCGTCTACACCCAGCAGATCGGCCCTGGGCTCTGCTTCGGCGCTCTGGCCCTCATGCTGCACTTCTTCTTTGAG GATTGGGATTACACCTACGTCCACAGCTTCTACCACTGTGCCCTGGCCATGTCCTTCATCCTGCTGCTGCCCAAGGTCAACAAGAAGGCCGGAAGTGCGGGGCCCCCGGCCAAGCTGGACTGCTCCACACTCTGTTGTGCTTGTATCTGA